The following are encoded together in the Leptospira brenneri genome:
- a CDS encoding bactofilin family protein, whose amino-acid sequence MALVKNQTEVTNSTIGENSYFNGKFFINGSLKIDGKFEGKSLQAEHLYIGVTGKVKTNITAASVIVEGIVVGNVTARNRVMLLPTSKILGDIKTPELIIQNGVILEGRCMISNDLKHSAKDLIELEYSKDSLSVEKIFGKQPNAKE is encoded by the coding sequence ATGGCATTAGTCAAAAATCAGACCGAAGTTACCAATTCAACTATTGGTGAGAATTCTTACTTCAACGGTAAATTCTTTATCAATGGATCCTTAAAAATTGACGGTAAATTCGAGGGTAAATCCCTCCAAGCCGAACACCTCTATATTGGTGTTACCGGAAAGGTCAAAACCAATATCACTGCTGCCAGTGTCATCGTAGAGGGAATCGTTGTTGGAAACGTCACTGCTAGAAACCGCGTGATGCTCCTTCCTACATCCAAAATTCTAGGAGATATCAAAACTCCAGAACTCATCATCCAAAATGGGGTGATTCTAGAAGGACGTTGTATGATTTCCAACGACCTCAAACATAGTGCAAAAGACCTTATCGAATTGGAATACTCCAAAGATTCTTTAAGTGTTGAGAAGATTTTTGGGAAACAACCAAACGCAAAAGAATAA
- a CDS encoding PdxA family dehydrogenase, protein MKTILISEGDPTSINYELVVSAFPLLQSLGKHHRIYFIRGSHNLTVPNLPNLTKPSSEPGFYSFTWSDSKKSRSFVLGKPSKTSGKMAYDSLLAAMDLQKELEADLITLPLSKEWVGKSGIQGFRGHTETLAAYYKRPTFMMMSGEKLNVIPLTTHVPLKDVVKELKKFSWKDLGFALSRSRFLKDPKIAYLGLNPHAGEGGKIGDEELTILATGAKTLRKAKFSVEGPLSADSAFLPGAKPYDLYLSGYHDQGLIPFKLLEGKKGVNITLGLDFIRVSPDHGTAFDIAGKGIADPTGLISCLERLTEN, encoded by the coding sequence TTGAAAACCATTCTGATTTCGGAAGGCGATCCAACAAGTATCAACTACGAACTTGTGGTTTCTGCCTTCCCGCTCTTGCAATCCTTAGGGAAACACCACCGCATCTACTTCATCCGAGGCTCCCACAACCTCACAGTTCCTAATTTACCTAATTTGACAAAACCTAGTTCCGAACCTGGATTTTATTCTTTTACTTGGTCTGATTCTAAAAAGTCTCGTTCCTTTGTGCTGGGAAAACCTTCCAAAACCTCAGGGAAGATGGCTTATGATTCCTTACTTGCGGCTATGGACTTACAAAAGGAATTGGAAGCGGATCTCATCACCCTTCCTCTTTCAAAAGAGTGGGTGGGAAAATCGGGGATACAGGGATTTCGTGGGCATACGGAAACCTTGGCTGCCTACTACAAAAGACCTACATTTATGATGATGAGTGGAGAAAAACTCAATGTCATTCCTCTCACCACCCACGTACCTCTCAAGGATGTGGTGAAGGAATTAAAGAAGTTTTCTTGGAAGGATCTTGGTTTTGCTCTTTCCCGCTCCCGATTTTTAAAAGACCCAAAAATTGCTTATTTGGGCCTCAACCCTCATGCGGGAGAAGGGGGAAAGATTGGGGATGAAGAATTGACCATTCTTGCTACAGGTGCCAAGACTTTACGAAAAGCAAAGTTTTCTGTAGAAGGCCCTCTTTCAGCAGATTCTGCTTTTTTGCCAGGAGCCAAACCGTACGATTTGTATTTGTCGGGGTATCACGACCAAGGACTCATCCCATTTAAATTGCTTGAAGGGAAGAAGGGAGTTAACATAACCTTAGGACTGGATTTTATTCGTGTGTCCCCCGATCATGGGACTGCCTTTGACATTGCAGGAAAAGGCATTGCAGATCCAACAGGACTTATTTCCTGTTTAGAACGATTAACGGAGAATTAA
- a CDS encoding DegT/DnrJ/EryC1/StrS family aminotransferase has product MAVPFIDIKRFEPGFLDTWNEKVKSMSQNAQFIGGNEVSDLEAGLASFAETKYAIGCANGTDALQLALRAVGVGRGDKVLLPDSTFWATFEAVVNVGGDPYTIDTNPNDLQMDFQVFQEAVEKVKPKAALVVHLYGWGTAKIEELRKFCKEKNVALIEDGAQCFGVKFGGKSIYKDALISTTSFYPAKVLGAAGDGGAVFTNDEELSVVTRRLVNHGRTSHYEHGLVGWNSRLDSLQAAFLNLSLKHLQARIDSRKKSQNVYYKELPGLGVGVIQPPKGYDENGYCNVTLVDPEVRPKIEAVLKDKGIGFGNIYPGAMSDQPGAKPYLIERFGKDGNAARISKSVLNFPLFAYMTDGELDEVFSAIKAYNANK; this is encoded by the coding sequence ATGGCAGTTCCATTTATAGATATCAAACGATTTGAACCAGGGTTTTTGGACACCTGGAATGAAAAAGTAAAGTCCATGTCGCAAAACGCGCAGTTTATCGGTGGAAACGAAGTTTCTGATTTAGAAGCAGGTCTTGCTTCCTTTGCAGAAACAAAGTATGCGATTGGTTGTGCTAACGGAACGGATGCTTTGCAGCTTGCTCTTCGTGCAGTGGGAGTTGGTCGTGGGGATAAAGTTTTGTTACCTGACTCTACCTTCTGGGCAACCTTCGAAGCGGTTGTGAACGTAGGTGGAGATCCTTACACTATTGATACCAATCCAAATGACTTACAAATGGATTTCCAAGTGTTCCAGGAAGCTGTAGAAAAAGTAAAACCAAAAGCGGCACTTGTGGTGCATCTTTACGGTTGGGGAACAGCAAAGATCGAAGAACTCCGCAAATTCTGTAAAGAAAAGAATGTGGCTCTGATTGAAGATGGGGCTCAGTGTTTTGGAGTGAAGTTTGGTGGAAAGTCTATTTACAAAGATGCACTCATCTCAACGACTTCTTTTTATCCTGCAAAGGTCTTAGGTGCTGCCGGTGATGGTGGTGCTGTATTTACAAATGATGAAGAGTTATCAGTTGTGACACGTCGTCTTGTAAACCATGGAAGAACTTCTCATTACGAACATGGGCTTGTGGGTTGGAACTCAAGACTTGATTCTTTGCAAGCAGCTTTTCTCAATTTATCTTTGAAACACTTACAAGCTAGAATCGACTCTCGAAAAAAATCGCAAAACGTATACTACAAAGAACTTCCAGGTCTTGGGGTTGGAGTGATCCAACCACCAAAAGGTTATGATGAAAATGGATACTGTAACGTTACTTTGGTGGATCCAGAAGTCCGTCCTAAAATCGAAGCCGTATTAAAAGACAAAGGAATTGGATTTGGAAATATTTATCCAGGTGCTATGTCTGACCAACCGGGAGCCAAACCATATTTGATCGAACGATTTGGAAAAGATGGGAATGCGGCTAGAATCTCGAAATCGGTTCTTAACTTTCCACTATTTGCCTATATGACAGATGGTGAATTGGATGAAGTGTTCAGTGCAATCAAAGCATACAACGCAAACAAATAG